The following proteins are co-located in the Vigna angularis cultivar LongXiaoDou No.4 chromosome 2, ASM1680809v1, whole genome shotgun sequence genome:
- the LOC108328228 gene encoding laccase-7 has product MKLFAFSLACAFALLASSLASAAIVEHTFRIENTTIKRFCKEQVIVTVNGSFPGPTINVSEGDTVIVHVINQGPYDVTIHWHGVFQLFSIWADGPEYVTQCPIAPKSNYTYKFNVTKQEGTVWWHAHASYLRATVHGAFIIHPRSGQFPFPKPYKQLPIILGDLYNSNVEDIAAEAQDSGGGPNTSYAFTINGFTSDLLNCTEDVTFKMKVKQGNTYMLRMINAALNYDLFFKIANHNFTVVAVDASYTERYDTDIIVIAPGQSADVLFTANQPIGSYYMVASPYVVNFDAFNRNIARGTVIYDDAPPSSKPMMPILPPATDTETAFKFYSNVTSKVGAPHWVPVPLKVDEHMLVTIGFGLELCDSKNASNNACAGKFRQRYSASMNNESFAIPPGIKMSMLEAFYNNVSGVYTTDFPDKPPLKFDFTNLHNANNMSLLFAPKSTKAKKLNFNSTVEIVFQNTALLEGQNHPMHLHGYDFHVLAQGFGNFNNDTDRAKFNLVNPQLRNTVGVPLGGWAVIRFRADNPGVWLMHCHMEDHVPWGLAMTFEVENGPTPSTSVPPPPADLPKC; this is encoded by the exons ATGAAGCTATTCGCGTTTTCGCTTGCATGTGCTTTCGCTCTTCTAGCTTCTTCCCTGGCTTCAGCAGCCATTGTTGAACACACTTTTCGA ATTGAGAACACCACCATCAAACGCTTTTGCAAAGAGCAAGTGATTGTCACGGTGAATGGAAGTTTCCCTGGACCAACCATAAATGTCAGCGAAGGAGACACTGTGATTGTCCATGTAATCAACCAGGGACCATACGATGTCACTATTCATTG GCATGGAGTGTTTCAGCTGTTTAGTATTTGGGCAGATGGTCCTGAATATGTAACTCAGTGCCCAATTGCTCCCAAAAGTAATTACACTTACAAATTCAACGTAACAAAGCAAGAAGGAACAGTATGGTGGCATGCTCATGCATCATATTTACGCGCAACAGTTCATGGTGCTTTCATCATTCATCCTCGTTCTGGCCAATTTCCGTTTCCTAAGCCGTACAAACAACTTCCTATTATATTAG GAGATTTGTATAATTCTAATGTTGAGGATATTGCGGCCGAAGCACAGGATAGTGGTGGTGGGCCAAACACGTCTTATGCCTTTACAATCAATGGTTTCACCAGTGATCTTCTCAACTGTACTGAAGATG TGACATTCAAGATGAAAGTCAAGCAAGGAAACACCTACATGCTCCGAATGATCAACGCTGCACTCAATTATGACCTTTTCTTTAAGATTGCGAATCACAATTTCACAGTTGTTGCCGTCGATGCCTCATACACCGAACGCTACGACACCGACATCATCGTTATTGCCCCCGGACAGAGTGCTGACGTGTTATTCACAGCGAACCAACCCATCGGTTCGTACTACATGGTAGCCTCTCCTTACGTTGTTAATTTCGATGCCTTCAACAGGAACATAGCTCGTGGCACAGTTATTTACGACGATGCGCCACCATCATCAAAACCCATGATGCCAATTCTACCACCCGCCACCGACACAGAAACGGCTTTTAAATTCTACAGCAACGTGACGAGCAAGGTGGGGGCCCCACACTGGGTTCCGGTTCCACTTAAAGTTGATGAACACATGTTGGTTACCATTGGATTTGGCCTAGAATTATGTGATTCCAAGAATGCTTCCAATAACGCGTGTGCTGGCAAATTTCGTCAAAGGTATTCTGCGAGCATGAACAACGAGTCGTTTGCGATCCCCCCGGGTATAAAGATGTCTATGTTGGAAGCGTTCTACAATAATGTGAGTGGAGTGTACACTACAGATTTCCCTGACAAGCCTCCACTTAAGTTTGACTTCACGAATCTGCACAATGCTAACAATATGAGCCTTCTGTTTGCTCCAAAATCAACCAAGGCGAAGAAACTCAATTTCAATTCAACTGTGGAGATTGTCTTTCAGAATACAGCACTTCTTGAGGGGCAAAACCACCCCATGCACCTTCATGGTTATGACTTTCACGTTTTGGCTCAAGGGTTCGGGAATTTTAACAACGACACGGATAGAGCCAAGTTTAATTTGGTGAATCCGCAACTACGTAACACTGTTGGTGTGCCTCTAGGAGGATGGGCTGTTATAAGATTCCGAGCAGATAATCCAG GGGTTTGGCTCATGCATTGCCATATGGAAGATCATGTGCCGTGGGGACTAGCCATGACTTTTGAGGTCGAGAATGGACCAACGCCTTCAACTTCAGTCCCTCCACCACCTGCTGATCTGCCTAAATGTTAA
- the LOC108327375 gene encoding uncharacterized mitochondrial protein AtMg00860-like: MNDLLRTYLRRFVLVFFDDILIYSATWGEHLQHVEQVLSYLQQHHWVANQKKSEFGKKTIRYLGHIISREGVQMDQEKIEGVVAWEDPETLKALRGFLGLTGYYRRFIRDYGKIAKPLTEMLKKGIFAWTETAREAMGRLKTVVTTAPVLALPDFSQPF, encoded by the coding sequence ATGAACGATCTCCTCAGAACATACCTACGAAGGTTCGTGCTCGTCTTTTTTGACGACATACTCATCTACAGTGCGACTTGGGGTGAGCATTTACAACACGTTGAGCAGGTGTTGAGCTATTTACAGCAACATCACTGGGTGGCCAATCAGAAGAAAAGTGAGTTCGGGAAGAAGACGATCAGATATTTGGGGCACATCATATCAAGGGAGGGGGTCCAGATGGATCAGGAGAAGATAGAGGGGGTAGTCGCGTGGGAAGACCCGGAAACACTGAAGGCGTTGAGGGGATTCTTGGGTCTCACCGGATATTACCGGCGATTCATCCGAGATTATGGGAAGATAGCCAAGCCCCTTACAGAGATGTTGAAAAAGGGGATATTTGCGTGGACTGAGACTGCCAGGGAAGCGATGGGAAGATTGAAAACAGTGGTGACCACCGCACCGGTGTTGGCGTTGCCGGACTTCTCGCAACCCTTCTAG